In Nicotiana tabacum cultivar K326 chromosome 19, ASM71507v2, whole genome shotgun sequence, one DNA window encodes the following:
- the LOC142173743 gene encoding uncharacterized protein LOC142173743, with product MPPPSCDCEKSKDFVVHLQYQRLLQFLMGLNECYSQARSQILMKSKVINVNQAYALIVQDESQKLMASSNYVTVETMESTALFTTRNIIPKHKRNWSVECDYCHGKGHTRDCCFKLIGASNQVNTTGNVPTNIAAPMIIQEQYNMLLNMLSKTSTSETSAHLAGKCFLVKDNAVYWIVDRGATNLMTRNERLMLDGSKVGSAENVQMPTGESAKVTKIGNSPLAGGDILKDDLCTGRVKVIGSEDDGLYVLRTHFIRKISAFRNKDDFQLQHCDVCPLSRQIRLPFPFSTSKADEPFHLIHMDLPGAPANLDQENHETQDPYGDVADLVEDIEAVEETQTTELT from the exons ATGCCACCTCCTTCATGTGACTGTGAGAAGTCAAAAGATTTTGTAGTGCACTTGCAGTATCAGCGCCTATTACAATTTTTAATGGGACTGAATGAATGTTATAGTCAGGCAAGGAGTCAAATTCTGATGAAGTCTAAGGTGATTAATGTGAACCAAGCATATGCCTTGATTGTTCAGGATGAGAGTCAAAAACTTATGGCAAGTAGTAACTATGTTACAGTTGAAACCATGGAGTCAACTGCATTGTTCACAACTAGAAACATTATACCTAAACATAAGAGAAATTGGAGTGTAGAGTGTGACTACTGTCATGGAAAAGGACACACAAGGGATTGTTGTTTTAAGCTG ATTGGTGCAAGTAATCAAGTCAACACTACTGGAAATGTTCCAACCAACATTGCTGCACCAATGATCATACAAGAACAATATAATATGCTACTCAACATGCTCAGTAAGACTTCCACATCTGAGACAAGTGCACATTTGGCAGGTAAGTGCTTTCTTGTTAAAGATAATGCAGTCTATTGGATAGTAGACAGAGGAGCTACAAACCTTATGACAAGAAATGAACGTTTGATGTTGGATGGTAGTAAAGTAGGAAGTGCTGAAAATGTGCAAATGCCTACAGGAGAGTCTGCTAAAGTGACAAAAATAGGAAACAGTCCTTTGGCAGGAGGTGATATCCTTAAGGAT GATCTTTGCACTGGGAGAGTGAAAGTGATTGGTAGTGAAGATGATGGTTTGTATGTGCTGAGGACACACT TCATTAGAAAGATTTCTGCATTTAGGAATAAAGATGATTTTCAATTACAACACTGTGATGTGTGTCCCTTGTCTAGGCAAATAAGGTTACCATTCCCTTTTAGTACTAGTAAAGCAGATGAACCTTTTCATTTGATACACATGGAT CTTCCAGGTGCACCGGCAAACCTTGATCAAGAAAATCATGAAACTCAAGATCCTTATGGGGATGTGGCGGATCTTGTTGAAGACATAGAAGCAGTAGAAGAGACTCAGACAACAGAATTGACTTAA